The proteins below come from a single Xyrauchen texanus isolate HMW12.3.18 chromosome 1, RBS_HiC_50CHRs, whole genome shotgun sequence genomic window:
- the LOC127650260 gene encoding peroxisome proliferator-activated receptor gamma coactivator 1-alpha-like isoform X1 yields MAWDRCNQDSVWRELECAALVGEDQPLCPDLPELDLSELDVSDLDADSFLGGLKWYSDQSEIISSQYGNEASNFFEKIDEENEANLLAVLTETLDSIPVDEDGLPSFEALADGDVTNASDQSCPSTPDGSPRTPEPEEPSLLKKLLLAPANSQLSYNQYPGGKAQNHAASNQRIRPTPAVAKTENPWNSKPQGSCPSRSVRRPCTELLKYLTSSNDAFQTKAREAKSTWAGCSKDRRGTCTSSSSSPSSSSTSSFSSLSSCSSSTASKKKTSSASLSSQQQQLAVQAQRAKPTILPLPLTPESPNDNKGPPFENKTIERTLSVEISGTPGLTPPTTPPHKASQENPFKVSLKNKLSSCSSSALSSKRPRLSNEGFYPQPTSGSIWKVPEQTELYAQLSKASSTMPLGCLEERCGKQPIPRVFADHDYCQSTSTKRDSTTTTSAAVSGPMEDRHLECKDSNMPTSSTTASSLSSTSLSSSSLAWQLQGLSPTAQEARPDMDALRQDHNSTSGSKNSLDCTSAGRKLLGDQKIREELNKHFGNPQQAFFSEKEGEQRGTQLLENSDSVDEYSGLLWDYIHPGLSDFEDLEVGREHLLGLGESSPQDLSPCSSPSSSSFSWSSVSPPSTQLTPCRTHTRSRSSSHCRCRSLSRFPYSRSESPDSHSPSWPSDNMDNITFISRIYRSPQSHSIFGRRPRYESYEEYQHECLKREEYRCNYEKRECERAEQRERQWQKAIEERRVVYVGCLRADSSRTELIRRFEVFGEIEECTVNLRHDGDNFGFITYRYTCDALAALENGHTLRWSNEPHFELCLGGQKQFSKSNYTDLDSNSDDFDPASTKSKYDSMDFDSLLREAQYSLRR; encoded by the exons AAGATAGATGAGGAAAATGAGGCCAACTTGCTGGCAGTGCTCACAGAGACCCTGGACAGTATCCCAGTGGATGAGGACGGGTTGCCTTCGTTCGAGGCTCTGGCTGATGGGGACGTGACCAATGCCAGTGATCAGAGCTGTCCTTCCACCCCCGACGGCTCGCCACGCACCCCAGAGCCAGAGGAGCCTTCCCTG CTGAAGAAGCTCTTACTGGCGCCTGCTAACTCCCAACTCAGCTATAATCAATACCCAGGTGGCAAGGCACAGAACCATGCAGCCAGCAACCAGCGGATCAGACCAACACCTGCTGTTGCCAAG ACAGAAAACCCCTGGAACAGCAAACCTCAAGGGTCCTGTCCCAGCCGCTCCGTAAGACGCCCTTGCACTGAGCTGCTCAAGTACCTCACCTCTAGCAACGACGCCTTCCAAACCAAAGCCAGAGAAGCCAAGAGCACCTGGGCAGGCTGCAGCAAGGACAGGAGAGGGACTTGCACCTCATCGTCCTCCTCTCCATCATCCTCATCCACCTCCTCTTTCTCCTCTCTGTCTTCCTGCTCCTCCTCCACTGCCTCCAAAAAGAAGACGTCCTCTGCCTCCCTGTCatcacagcagcagcagctgGCAGTGCAAGCCCAGCGAG ccaAACCAACCATCTTGCCACTTCCTTTGACCCCAGAGTCTCCAAA TGACAACAAGGGACCTCCGTTTGAGAACAAAACCATTGAACGCACATTGAGTGTGGAGATCTCTGGAACCCCAG GTTTGACACCACCTACCACACCTCCTCACAAAGCCAGTCAAGAGAACCCTTTCAAAGTATCACTCAAAAACAAGCTGTCTTCATGCTCATCCTCTGCCCTGTCAAGCAAAAGGCCCAGGCTGAGCAATGAGGGCTTTTACCCTCAGCCAACCAGTGGCTCTATTTGGAAAGTCCCAGAGCAGACTGAGCTCTATGCCCAGTTGAGCAAGGCATCCTCCACAATGCCCCTAGGGTGCTTGGAGGAGCGTTGTGGCAAGCAACCCATTCCTCGTGTCTTTGCCGATCATGACTATTGCCAGTCTACAAGCACAAAACGAGACAGCACTACTACCACGTCTGCAGCGGTATCTGGGCCAATGGAGGACCGGCATTTAGAATGTAAAGACTCAAACATGCCGACCTCCTCTACTACTGCATCGTCTTTGTCTTCCACCTCCCTTTCGTCTTCCTCTCTGGCCTGGCAGCTTCAGGGCCTTTCACCCACAGCTCAGGAGGCTCGTCCGGACATGGATGCTCTTAGACAGGACCACAACTCCACATCAGGCTCCAAAAATTCATTAGATTGCACTTCTGCTGGTAGGAAACTACTTGGGGACCAGAAGATCCGGGAAGAGCTCAACAAGCACTTTGGAAACCCTCAGCAAGCCTTCTTTAGTGAGAAAGAGGGAGAGCAGAGAGGAACCCAGCTGCTAGAGAACAGTGACTCTGTGGATGAATACTCTGGCCTTCTCTGGGACTACATTCACCCAGGTCTGTCTGACTTTGAGGATCTGGAGGTAGGCCGTGAGCACCTACTTGGCTTGGGGGAAAGTTCTCCACAGGATCTCTCGCCCTGTAGTTCCCCTTCCAGCAGTTCCTTCTCATGGAGCTCTGTCTCACCTCCGTCCACTCAGCTGACCCCATGCAGGACACACACCCGCTCCCGTTCTTCATCTCACTGCAGATGCAGATCCCTCTCCAGGTTTCCATACTCCCGCTCTGAGTCTCCTGACAGCCATTCTCCCTCTTG GCCTTCAGACAATATGGATAATATCACTTTTATTTCCAGGATTTATAGAAGCCCTCAATCACACTCCATTTTTGGTCGGAGGCCCAG GTACGAGAGCTATGAGGAATATCAGCACGAGTGCCTAAAGCGGGAAGAGTATCGATGCAACTATGAGAAGCGGGAGTGTGAGAGGGCTGAGCAGAGGGAGAGACAGTGGCAAAAAGCAATA GAGGAGAGGCGAGTGGTGTATGTGGGATGTCTTCGTGCCGACAGCTCACGCACCGAGCTCATTCGCCGCTTTGAAGTCTTTGGCGAGATCGAGGAGTGCACAGTCAACTTGAGACATGACGG GGACAATTTTGGCTTCATCACCTACCGCTACACTTGTGACGCACTTGCTGCCCTTGAGAATGGACACACCTTGCGCTGGTCAAATGAGCCCCACTTTGAGCTCTGCCTTGGTGGACAAAAGCAGTTCAGTAAATCGAATTACACAGACTTAG ATtccaattctgatgactttgatCCAGCCTCCACTAAAAGCAAATATGACTCCATGGATTTTGACAGCTTGCTACGAGAGGCCCAGTACAGCCTGAGAAGGTAA
- the LOC127650260 gene encoding peroxisome proliferator-activated receptor gamma coactivator 1-alpha-like isoform X2: MAWDRCNQDSVWRELECAALVGEDQPLCPDLPELDLSELDVSDLDADSFLGGLKWYSDQSEIISSQYGNEASNFFEIDEENEANLLAVLTETLDSIPVDEDGLPSFEALADGDVTNASDQSCPSTPDGSPRTPEPEEPSLLKKLLLAPANSQLSYNQYPGGKAQNHAASNQRIRPTPAVAKTENPWNSKPQGSCPSRSVRRPCTELLKYLTSSNDAFQTKAREAKSTWAGCSKDRRGTCTSSSSSPSSSSTSSFSSLSSCSSSTASKKKTSSASLSSQQQQLAVQAQRAKPTILPLPLTPESPNDNKGPPFENKTIERTLSVEISGTPGLTPPTTPPHKASQENPFKVSLKNKLSSCSSSALSSKRPRLSNEGFYPQPTSGSIWKVPEQTELYAQLSKASSTMPLGCLEERCGKQPIPRVFADHDYCQSTSTKRDSTTTTSAAVSGPMEDRHLECKDSNMPTSSTTASSLSSTSLSSSSLAWQLQGLSPTAQEARPDMDALRQDHNSTSGSKNSLDCTSAGRKLLGDQKIREELNKHFGNPQQAFFSEKEGEQRGTQLLENSDSVDEYSGLLWDYIHPGLSDFEDLEVGREHLLGLGESSPQDLSPCSSPSSSSFSWSSVSPPSTQLTPCRTHTRSRSSSHCRCRSLSRFPYSRSESPDSHSPSWPSDNMDNITFISRIYRSPQSHSIFGRRPRYESYEEYQHECLKREEYRCNYEKRECERAEQRERQWQKAIEERRVVYVGCLRADSSRTELIRRFEVFGEIEECTVNLRHDGDNFGFITYRYTCDALAALENGHTLRWSNEPHFELCLGGQKQFSKSNYTDLDSNSDDFDPASTKSKYDSMDFDSLLREAQYSLRR, from the exons ATAGATGAGGAAAATGAGGCCAACTTGCTGGCAGTGCTCACAGAGACCCTGGACAGTATCCCAGTGGATGAGGACGGGTTGCCTTCGTTCGAGGCTCTGGCTGATGGGGACGTGACCAATGCCAGTGATCAGAGCTGTCCTTCCACCCCCGACGGCTCGCCACGCACCCCAGAGCCAGAGGAGCCTTCCCTG CTGAAGAAGCTCTTACTGGCGCCTGCTAACTCCCAACTCAGCTATAATCAATACCCAGGTGGCAAGGCACAGAACCATGCAGCCAGCAACCAGCGGATCAGACCAACACCTGCTGTTGCCAAG ACAGAAAACCCCTGGAACAGCAAACCTCAAGGGTCCTGTCCCAGCCGCTCCGTAAGACGCCCTTGCACTGAGCTGCTCAAGTACCTCACCTCTAGCAACGACGCCTTCCAAACCAAAGCCAGAGAAGCCAAGAGCACCTGGGCAGGCTGCAGCAAGGACAGGAGAGGGACTTGCACCTCATCGTCCTCCTCTCCATCATCCTCATCCACCTCCTCTTTCTCCTCTCTGTCTTCCTGCTCCTCCTCCACTGCCTCCAAAAAGAAGACGTCCTCTGCCTCCCTGTCatcacagcagcagcagctgGCAGTGCAAGCCCAGCGAG ccaAACCAACCATCTTGCCACTTCCTTTGACCCCAGAGTCTCCAAA TGACAACAAGGGACCTCCGTTTGAGAACAAAACCATTGAACGCACATTGAGTGTGGAGATCTCTGGAACCCCAG GTTTGACACCACCTACCACACCTCCTCACAAAGCCAGTCAAGAGAACCCTTTCAAAGTATCACTCAAAAACAAGCTGTCTTCATGCTCATCCTCTGCCCTGTCAAGCAAAAGGCCCAGGCTGAGCAATGAGGGCTTTTACCCTCAGCCAACCAGTGGCTCTATTTGGAAAGTCCCAGAGCAGACTGAGCTCTATGCCCAGTTGAGCAAGGCATCCTCCACAATGCCCCTAGGGTGCTTGGAGGAGCGTTGTGGCAAGCAACCCATTCCTCGTGTCTTTGCCGATCATGACTATTGCCAGTCTACAAGCACAAAACGAGACAGCACTACTACCACGTCTGCAGCGGTATCTGGGCCAATGGAGGACCGGCATTTAGAATGTAAAGACTCAAACATGCCGACCTCCTCTACTACTGCATCGTCTTTGTCTTCCACCTCCCTTTCGTCTTCCTCTCTGGCCTGGCAGCTTCAGGGCCTTTCACCCACAGCTCAGGAGGCTCGTCCGGACATGGATGCTCTTAGACAGGACCACAACTCCACATCAGGCTCCAAAAATTCATTAGATTGCACTTCTGCTGGTAGGAAACTACTTGGGGACCAGAAGATCCGGGAAGAGCTCAACAAGCACTTTGGAAACCCTCAGCAAGCCTTCTTTAGTGAGAAAGAGGGAGAGCAGAGAGGAACCCAGCTGCTAGAGAACAGTGACTCTGTGGATGAATACTCTGGCCTTCTCTGGGACTACATTCACCCAGGTCTGTCTGACTTTGAGGATCTGGAGGTAGGCCGTGAGCACCTACTTGGCTTGGGGGAAAGTTCTCCACAGGATCTCTCGCCCTGTAGTTCCCCTTCCAGCAGTTCCTTCTCATGGAGCTCTGTCTCACCTCCGTCCACTCAGCTGACCCCATGCAGGACACACACCCGCTCCCGTTCTTCATCTCACTGCAGATGCAGATCCCTCTCCAGGTTTCCATACTCCCGCTCTGAGTCTCCTGACAGCCATTCTCCCTCTTG GCCTTCAGACAATATGGATAATATCACTTTTATTTCCAGGATTTATAGAAGCCCTCAATCACACTCCATTTTTGGTCGGAGGCCCAG GTACGAGAGCTATGAGGAATATCAGCACGAGTGCCTAAAGCGGGAAGAGTATCGATGCAACTATGAGAAGCGGGAGTGTGAGAGGGCTGAGCAGAGGGAGAGACAGTGGCAAAAAGCAATA GAGGAGAGGCGAGTGGTGTATGTGGGATGTCTTCGTGCCGACAGCTCACGCACCGAGCTCATTCGCCGCTTTGAAGTCTTTGGCGAGATCGAGGAGTGCACAGTCAACTTGAGACATGACGG GGACAATTTTGGCTTCATCACCTACCGCTACACTTGTGACGCACTTGCTGCCCTTGAGAATGGACACACCTTGCGCTGGTCAAATGAGCCCCACTTTGAGCTCTGCCTTGGTGGACAAAAGCAGTTCAGTAAATCGAATTACACAGACTTAG ATtccaattctgatgactttgatCCAGCCTCCACTAAAAGCAAATATGACTCCATGGATTTTGACAGCTTGCTACGAGAGGCCCAGTACAGCCTGAGAAGGTAA